From the Oncorhynchus nerka isolate Pitt River linkage group LG28, Oner_Uvic_2.0, whole genome shotgun sequence genome, one window contains:
- the LOC115113583 gene encoding cadherin-15-like codes for MLAQEMTSRGLAVLCVLVAGLGQVGSSSQTGREDLNPVVLYPWRQRSSGGLSRVKRDWIIPPIRVLENSKQVPENLVQIKSDKIFTGEVIYKLEGPGVDQDPKDLFEIDDKTGWIRSMIPLDREKNRSFTLKAFALSPSGERLENPSTIEIVVLDQNDNRPNFSQKEFAGSVSEFSVPGTSVMSVTATDADDPTTDNAILSYSIIGQESIPPLRINKTMFGINNETGAIYTRDVGLDWEVVKGFRLTLQVADMSGMGLTSLANAVIHVTDINNNPPRFSPDLYTMSAVENKVDFVIGWVNATDNDEPGTGNWETKYTIAKGNPSRNFAIRTDPVTNEGILSVVKALDYETQEVYTLTLTVENVNPLSIKAPKDPVSSATVVVTVVNENEAPRFNKDPIEIVVLESVDPGTVLASNIAYDPDNAKLKYDILRDPEGWLIINHETGEITARKPFKVRSPHVKNNIYNAVIRVTDTDAGGISTTASLVITLRETNDFLPQLFPLMGTVCSVSGRKTSGLFLTAVDEDLPPHAEPFTFHLQDINVSANWTIIQVNETHAVLRPLVELEIGEYSVTVLVTDSGTPNLGAYAQVNVTVCLCGKDGECKTEAAAIFGTRVGVSFIALLVIMASIALLLLLLLLAVAVGNCRRHHMKKGEGLLVGESDEDIRDNVLNYDEQGGGEEDENAFNIDLLRNPVDVGPLPISFYPPITGIPRGKQPLRKDYPDNLPSPSYPRKPPADPTDIEDFINDGLEAADHDPNVPPYDTALIYDYESDGSLAGSLSSISSASSDSDQDYDYLNDWGPRFKKLANMYDPR; via the exons GTCGGGAGCAGCAGCCAAACAGGCAGGGAGGACCTTAACCCAGTGgtcctgtatccatggagacagaggagcagCGGAGGTCTGAGCAGGGTGAAGAGGGACTGGATCATCCCTCCAATCAGGGTGCTGGAGAACAGTAAGCAAGTCCCTGAAAACCTGGTCCAG ATCAAATCAGACAAGATTTTCACCGGAGAAGTGATCTACAAGCTGGAAGGACCAGGGGTTGACCAGGACCCTAAGGACCTGTTTGAGATAGACGATAAAACGGGCTGGATCAGGAGCATGATTCCCctggacagagagaaaaacagaagcTTCACG CTGAAAGCCTTTGCCCTGTCGCCCagtggagagagactggagaatcCCTCCACCATTGAGATCGTAGTGCTGGATCAAAATGATAACCGGCCCAACTTCTCCCAGAAAGAGTTTGCTGGATCCGTTTCTGAATTCTCCGTACCAG GCACATCTGTGATGTCTGTGACTGCGACTGATGCTGACGACCCAACCACAGACAACGCTATCCTGAGCTACTCCATCATTGGCCAGGAGAGCATCCCGCCTCTCCGCATCAATAAGACCATGTTTGGCATCAACAACGAGACAGGGGCCATTTACACACGAGACGTGGGCCTAGACTGGGAG GTAGTTAAAGGTTTTAGGTTGACACTGCAGGTTGCTGACATGTCAGGCATGGGGTTAACCAGTCTTGCCAATGCAGTCATACATGTGACTGACATCAACAACAATCCCCCACGATTCTCCCCAGACCTG TACACTATGTCAGCTGTGGAGAACAAAGTAGACTTCGTGATTGGCTGGGTCAACGCCACAGACAATGATGAGCCAGGGACAGGAAACTGGGAGACCAAATACACTATCGCCAAGGGCAACCCCTCCAGGAACTTTGCCATTCGCACAGACCCTGTGACCAACGAGGGTATTCTGTCAGTGGTGAAG gctCTGGACTACGAGACCCAGGAGGTGTATACTTTGACTCTGACAGTGGAGAATGTGAACCCTCTCAGCATCAAGGCCCCCAAGGACCCCGTAAGCAGTGCCACAGTGGTGGTAACCGTGGTGAATGAGAACGAGGCCCCACGCTTCAATAAAGACCCCATAGAGATCGTGGTTCTTGAGTCTGTGGACCCTGGCACCGTGCTGGCCAGTAACATTGCCTACGATCCTGATAATGCAAAACTCAA GTATGACATACTCAGAGATCCTGAGGGATGGCTTATAATCAATCACGAGACTGGAGAAATCACAGCCAGGAAACCGTTCAAAGTCCGCTCCCCTCACGTCAAGAACAACATTTACAATGCAGTCATCAGAGTCACAGACACAG ATGCTGGTGGAATCTCGACCACAGCGTCTCTGGTGATCACGTTGCGGGAGACCAATGACTTCCTCCCTCAGCTGTTCCCCCTGATGGGGACGGTGTGCAGCGTGTCAGGCCGGAAGACAtctggtctgttcctgactgctGTGGATGAGGACCTGCCCCCTCACGCGGAACCCTTCACCTTCCACCTGCAAGACATTAATGTGTCTGCCAACTGGACCATCATACAGGTCAACG agactCATGCAGTGCTGCGACCCCTGGTAGAGCTGGAGATAGGGGAAtattctgtcactgtgttggTGACTGACTCTGGCACCCCTAATCTCGGTGCATATGCTCAGGTcaatgtgactgtgtgtctgtgtgggaaaGACGGTGAATGTAAGACCGAAGCTGCTGCCATATTCGGAACACGAGTTGGTGTCAGCTTCATCGCCTTACTGGTCATCATGGCCAGCATCGCACTCCTGCTAT TGCTGCTGCTCCTGGCTGTAGCCGTGGGTAACTGCAGACGGCATCATATGAAGAAAGGAGAGGGGTTGCTGGTGGGGGAGTCAGACGAAGACATCCGTGACAACGTCCTGAACTATGACGAGcagggtggtggagaggaggatgag AATGCCTTCAACATTGACCTACTGAGGAACCCAGTGGATGTGGGACCACTCCCAATATCCTTCTACCCTCCCATCACTGGCATCCCCAGGGGAAAGCAGCCACTCAGGAAAGACTACCCAGACAACCTGCCCTCCCCCTCGTATCCACGGAAACCCCCAGCGGACCCCACTGACATTGAGGACTTCATCAATGAT GGCCTGGAGGCAGCAGACCATGACCCCAACGTCCCTCCCTACGACACAGCTCTGATCTATGACTACGAGAGTGATGGCTCCCTGGCAGGCAGCCTGAGCTCCATCTCCTCAGCCAGCTCAGACAGCGACCAGGACTATGACTACCTCAACGACTGGGGACCACGCTTTAAGAAACTGGCCAACATGTACGACCCACGCTAA
- the LOC115113581 gene encoding paraplegin-like has translation MAALRRASSCRNYKTIIWTVSRRTNCQFVNKRQNNDGAKLQQSTCMNCKRLSGSIRPFVTQPHNGLNPGLIQQLLHRPMSPRLTAMRKLLIKNNLFKNPVGLWNVLDSTNNFSTSQSNQQDKKKSDGPKGKNPEEDEEEKKRREQEDQMYKERLRTLFIIALIMSLLNSINTSGGNISWNDFVNEMLAKGEVSRVQVVPESDIVEIYLHPGAVIFGRPRLALMYRMQVANIDKFEEKLRAAEEELNIDAKDRIPVSYKRTGFFGNALYALGMAAIGVAILWYIFRLAGMGGKEGGFSAFNQLKMAKFTIVDGKSGKGVSFKDVAGMHEAKMEVKEFVDYLKCPDRYLNLGAKVPKGSLLLGPPGCGKTLLAKAVATEAQVPFLAMAGSEFVEVIGGLGAARVRSLFKEARARAPCIVYIDEIDAVGKKRSNNMSGFSNTEEEQTLNQLLVEMDGMGTTDHVIVLASTNRADILDNALMRPGRLDRHIFIDFPTLQERKEIYEQHLKILKLTHPASSYSLRLAELTPGFSGADIANICNEAALHAAREGYKSIDTFNFEYAVERVLAGSVKKSKILSKEEQRIVAFHESGHALVGWLLEHTEALMKVSIAPRTNAALGFAQILPRDQYLFSKEQLFERMCMALGGRASEAITFNKVTTGAQDDLRKVTRVAYSMVKQYGMSSSVGQVSFPETVEQGAVGRRPFSQGLQQQMDHEAKLLIARAYRQTEKLLLDNRDKLIMLANALLEREVVNYEDIEALLGPPPHGPKKMIAPQSWIEAEKDKQDTGEDDESRPPPRRKDDDEDNDEHLNLKPV, from the exons ATGGCAGCTCTGCGACGTGCCAGTTCTTGTAGAAATTACAAGACCATAATATGGACCGTGTCGCGACGCACCAATTGTCAATTTGTCAACAAGCGTCAAAACAACGATGGCGCCAAACTGCAGCAATCGACATGTATGAACTGTAAAAGATTATCAGGCTCAATTCGTCCATTTGTGACTCAACCACATAATGGCCTCAACCCTGGACTCATTCAG CAACTGCTGCACAGACCCATGAGTCCCAGATTGACAGCAATGCGTAAACTTCTGATCAAGAACAACTTGTTCAAAAACCCtgttggcctgtggaatgttttaG ATTCCACAAATAATTTCAGTACATCTCAGTCGAACCAACAAGATAAAAAGAAGAGTGATGGACCTAAGGGAAAAAATCCAGAGGAAGATGAAG AGGAGAAGAAGCGGCGGGAGCAAGAGGATCAGATGTATAAGGAACGTCTGCGCACTCTCTTCATCATCGCCCTCATCATGAGCCTCCTCAACTCCATCAATACCAGCGGGGGAAACATCTCCTGGAATGACTTTGTCAATGAGATGCTGGCCAAGGGTGAGGTGTCTCGTGTGCAGGTGGTCCCTGAGAGCGACATCGTGGAAATCTACCTCCACCCAGGAGCAGTCATCTTCGGAAGGCCT AGGCTGGCTCTGATGTACCGTATGCAGGTGGCCAACATTGACAAATTTGAGGAGAAGCTTAGAGCTGCAGAAGAGGAGCTGAACATTGACGCCAAGGACAGGATACCAGTCTCCTACAAGCGCACTGGCTTCTTTGGAAA TGCACTTTATGCCCTTGGAATGGCTGCCATTGGGGTGGCAATCCTGTGGTATATTTTCCGCCTGGCTGGCATGGGTGGAAAAGAGGGCGGCTTCAGTGCATTT AACCAGCTGAAAATGGCCAAGTTCACTATCGTGGATGGCAAGTCTGGGAAGGGTGTGAGTTTCAAAGATGTGGCCGGCATGCACGAGGCAAAGATGGAGGTGAAGGAGTTTGTTGACTATTTGAAG TGCCCAGACAGGTACCTCAACCTGGGGGCCAAAGTCCCTAAGGGCTCCCTGCTGCTGGGGCCCCCAGGCTGTGGAAAGACTCTGCTGGCCAAGGCTGTGGCCACAGAGGCACAGGTGCCCTTCCTGGCGATGGCAGGCTCTGAGTTTGTGGAAGTCATTGGGG GTCTTGGTGCTGCCAGGGTGAGGAGTCTGTTCAAAGAGGCGCGTGCCCGAGCCCCCTGCATCGTCTACATAGATGAGATTGATGCTGTGGGAAAGAAGCGCTCCAATAACATGTCTGGCTTCTCGAACACAGAGGAAGAGCAGACCCTCAATCAACTGCTGGTGGAGATGGACG GAATGGGCACTACTGACCATGTGATAGTCCTGGCCTCCACAAACCGGGCGGACATTTTGGACAATGCTCTCATGAGACCAGGGCGACTGGACAGGCACATATTTATCGACTTCCCCACTCTGCAG gagAGGAAGGAGATCTACGAGCAGCACCTGAAGATACTCAAgctcacccacccagccagcagcTATTCCCTGCGTCTGGCAGAGCTCACCCCAGGGTTCAGTG GGGCAGATATTGCTAATATCTGTAACGAAGCAGCCCTGCACGCTGCCAGGGAAGGCTACAAGTCCATCGACACCTTCAACTTTGAGTACGCTGTGGAGAGAGTCCTAGCCG GAAGTGTGAAGAAAAGTAAGATACTGTCCAAAGAGGAGCAGAGGATTGTAGCGTTCCATGAGTCTGGCCATGCCCTGGTTGGATGGCTGTTAGAGCACACAGAGGCACTCATGAAG GTGTCCATTGCCCCCAGGACCAACGCTGCCCTCGGCTTTGCCCAGATCCTGCCCAGAGACCAGTACCTGTTCTCCAAAGAACAGCTGTTTGAGAGGATGTGTATGGCTCTAGGAGGAAGAGCCTCGGAGGCCATCACCTTCAACAAGGTCACCACAG GTGCCCAGGATGACCTGCGGAAGGTGACTCGTGTGGCCTACTCCATGGTGAAGCAGTATGGCATGTCCTCCAGTGTGGGTCAGGTGTCCTTCCCCGAGACGGTGGAGCAGGGAGCTGTCGGACGCAGGCCCTTCAGCCAGGGCCTCCAGCAGCAGATGGACCAC GAAGCGAAGCTGTTGATAGCACGCGCCTACAGACAGACTGAGAAACTGCTTCTGGATAACAGAGACAAGCTGATAATG TTGGCCAATGCTCTCCTGGAGCGGGAAGTGGTGAACTATGAGGACATCGAGGCTCTGCTGGGACCCCCTCCCCACGGGCCCAAGAAGATGATCGCCCCTCAGAGCTGGATCGAAGCGGAGAAGGACAAGCAGGACACAGGGGAGGATGATGAGTCACGCCCACCTCCTCGTAGGAAGGACGATGATGAGGATAATGATGAACATCTGAACCTGAAGCCTGTATGA